A section of the Meles meles chromosome 8, mMelMel3.1 paternal haplotype, whole genome shotgun sequence genome encodes:
- the LOC123949298 gene encoding ATP synthase subunit g, mitochondrial — protein MAQFVRNLAEKAPALVNAAVTYSKPRLATFWHYAKVELVPPTPAEIPTAIQSLKKIVKSAQTGSFKQLTVKEALLNGLVATEVWMWFYVGEIIGKRGIIGYNV, from the coding sequence ATGGCCCAGTTTGTCCGTAACCTCGCGGAGAAGGCCCCAGCGCTGGTGAACGCTGCTGTGACTTACTCGAAGCCTCGATTGGCCACATTTTGGCACTATGCCAAAGTTGAGCTGGTTCCTCCAACCCCTGCTGAGATCCCTACAGCTATTCAGAGCTTGAAAAAAATAGTCAAGAGTGCTCAAACTGGTAGCTTCAAACAGCTCACAGTTAAGGAAGCTCTGCTGAATGGTTTGGTGGCCACCGAGGTGTGGATGTGGTTTTATGTCGGTGAGATCATAGGCAAGCGTGGCATCATTGGCTATAATGTTTGA